The following proteins are encoded in a genomic region of Nymphalis io chromosome 8, ilAglIoxx1.1, whole genome shotgun sequence:
- the LOC126769937 gene encoding uncharacterized protein LOC126769937 isoform X4 — MGTNLSKLNKTRVSGVNHREGAARNDAERERRARGDWEARARAAEADASRLAGKLHAAQREIARMEDTVRSLLQYKSRVETLKQEKASLSSALEASAAHYQSQLSALSAENERLRNELTALSTEVHDSDHEKRLDDVAQQVVRALLSQKSVREELGCARARIRELETQNRALSSLLVRQLRPQPRPSPATPHTPLTPHTPRDIQGIHLVDVGSCGSLVSFRDSPPPAPPVPQPHPLSHDDKRRHQILADIWTELKGLEVTPANLARALSAVDPTLWAPPTRPVTLSLSVPQPAVACDHATGATREKGIEEENGEAGAESPESGAKDEGYSTMSSDVQADASRQSDHAADRALPDLNEASDETDNQTIVSINPRESRRHARILAEADYIYFPIGVAFAGIRGSYPPSRPVLPFQHVVRSFSDSHLCLKLLTGTTCPTSCLDTPSPSSGVLVLDLKPAPERPLRRQAIASTTSSERISWGSTLDDRADGSQYDADYVQHWLELDDARSALQQRHRDLADLEYDRAELEDWSLSLSCEDLGDRQSPFAEITTPGQISLSTLPSIREDDALELEEDVGDCLWNDCGFATVELDECRIADDTENSEKRWEYTGTHSPGGSWSSASDGPDKRSSTALSEDGDCANVGLDFTRDFYRLVKYESTKSLASNSSKGVTTADPANHLRINDVQTMALQDREQALQNVLNFIAEQQKYCRDREESDSMSSRPVSEIRELPPPYAAADFDEDSVDPRSEVSEDRQRPDSFGSFSENDSCDVVPIDRTIVTYCDSVSEPRSTLRFIEREDPYTESEDFYDLSRVENAENEIDDHHLLKVQRKNEINKIIDINNTTDLDQPNSIKDEKSCDIESSRNLEQNSALKENTMNIMLNKQTSIEREIEPSLVKSTSFQCTGENEVSLVDEVLNACRRTSGVLGTVPEEEESSSPEISSPQMTESNTTSTSTAETVIISNKNEGSHREIRRRCEKSRIPTLMGGKRPPSSPQRVRSKIPVAERSRAGCAQSTSTPEPIIVKQENTLSFHEAATSKDVIEELNRMIRQSEGATAATEIKGDEKQEKSYAHKDNALWAPTGWVHVEKDIDFSDPKARANLLDVMLASSDSSPSSCGSSPAEPPPPYSRLHRLHRSRRQKTAAALRVRGLGALRQARHRRPSILGREGFFVRYAEPERAAVATFDFLDDLSAGSGSSPDAKDCLE; from the exons GCCTCAGCAGCGCACTACCAAAGCCAACTGTCGGCGTTGTCGGCGGAAAACGAAAGGCTACGCAACGAGCTAACAGCATTGTCGACAGAAGTACATGACAGTGACCACGAGAAGAGACTGGATGATGTCGCGCAGCAAGTTGTACGAGCCCTTCTCTCACAGAAG AGCGTACGGGAGGAGTTGGGCTGCGCACGCGCAAGGATACGCGAGCTAGAGACCCAGAACCGCGCGCTGAGTTCACTCCTTGTGAGGCAGCTGCGGCCGCAGCCTCGCCCATCACCAGCTACGCCACACACCCCCCTCACCCCACATACGCCGAGGGATATACAAGGTA TACATCTTGTAGACGTGGGATCCTGTGGTTCGCTGGTCTCCTTTAGAGACTCGCCACCACCAGCGCCGCCGGTGCCGCAGCCTCATCCTCTCAGCCACGACGATAAGCGCCGCCATCAAATTTTAGCCGACATCTGGACTGAGCTAAAA ggTCTGGAAGTAACACCGGCTAACCTAGCACGAGCACTCTCTGCCGTGGACCCAACATTGTGGGCGCCGCCAACGCGCCCCGTCACCCTCAGCCTCAGCGTGCCTCAACCCGCGGTCGCCTGCGACCACGCCACTG GTGCAACAAGAGAAAAGGGAATAGAAGAAGAAAACGGAGAGGCTGGAGCGGAATCACCAGAGAGTGGCGCAAAGGACGAAGGTTACTCAACTATGTCAAGTGACGTTCAAGCAGATGCGTCGAGGCAGAGCGACCATGCGGCTGACCGAGCTCTGCCCGACCTGAACGAAGCCTCGGACGAAACCGACAACCAAACCATCGTCTCCATTAACCCTAGAGAATCTCGTCGTCATGCTAGAATACTAGCTGAAGCTGACTATATTTATTTCCCAATAGGTGTAGCATTCGCAGGTATTAGAGGCAGCTACCCACCATCTAGACCAGTATTACCTTTTCAGCATGTTGTGAGAAGCTTTTCAGACTCCCACTTATGCTTGAAATTACTAACGGGCACTACCTGTCCCACTAGCTGTCTTGATACCCCTTCGCCTAGTTCGGGGGTACTAGTTTTAGATCTGAAACCGGCGCCGGAAAGGCCTTTAAGAAGACAGGCGATAGCTTCTACTACTAGTTCTGAAAGAATTTCATGGGGTAGTACACTTGATGATCGCGCGGATGGATCTCAGTATGATGCTGATTATGTCCAGCATTGGTTAGAATTAGATGATGCAAGATCGGCTTTGCAGCAAAGGCATAGAGATCTAGCTGACCTAGAATACGATAGAGCCGAATTAGAAGATTGGAGTTTGTCCTTATCGTGTGAGGACCTTGGGGATAGGCAATCACCTTTTGCGGAAATAACTACACCAGGTCAAATATCTCTATCAACTCTTCCAAGTATAAGGGAAGATGATGCGCTAGAATTAGAAGAAGATGTAGGCGATTGTTTATGGAATGACTGTGGATTTGCAACGGTTGAACTTGATGAATGTAGAATAGCTGACGACACGGAAAATTCTGAGAAGAGATGGGAGTATACAGGTACACATTCCCCTGGTGGTTCTTGGTCAAGCGCATCTGATGGCCCTGATAAGCGTTCGAGTACTGCTTTAAGTGAGGATGGTGATTGTGCTAATGTAGGCCTTGATTTCACGCGAGATTTTTATCGCCTTGTAAAATACGAAAGCACAAAAAGCTTAGCATCAAATTCTTCAAAAGGTGTTACAACTGCAGATCCGGCGAATCATTTGCGAATTAATGATGTTCAAACAATGGCTTTGCAAGACCGTGAACAAGCGcttcaaaatgttttaaactTTATAGCGGAACAGCAAAAATATTGCCGAGATAGAGAGGAGTCCGATTCAATGTCATCCCGTCCTGTATCAGAAATACGTGAATTGCCTCCTCCTTATGCCGCAGCTGATTTCGATGAAGATTCCGTTGATCCACGAAGCGAAGTATCTGAAGATAGGCAAAGACCAGATTCGTTTGGCAGCTTTTCTGAAAATGACTCTTGTGATGTTGTTCCGATCGACAGAACAATTGTCACATATTGTGATAGTGTATCCGAGCCAAGATCAACTCTTAGATTTATTGAACGTGAAGATCCTTATACAGAATCCGAAGACTTCTACGATTTATCCAGAGTTGAAAACGCAGAGAACGAAATAGATGATCACCACCTATTAAAAGTTCAAAgaaagaatgaaataaataagattatagaTATTAACAACACTACAGATTTAGATCAGCCAAATTCAATAAAAGATGAAAAATCATGTGATATTGAATCTAGTCGAAATTTAGAGCAAAACTCTGCATTAAAAGAAAACACGATGaacattatgttaaataaacaaacgtcAATTGAAAGGGAGATAGAACCTAGTTTGGTGAAATCAACAAGTTTTCAGTGTACTGGTGAAAATGAAGTATCCCTTGTCGATGAAGTTCTAAATGCTTGTAGACGTACATCAGGTGTGTTAGGTACCGTCCCTGAAGAAGAGGAGAGCTCATCACCTGAAATTAGTTCTCCCCAAATGACTGAATCAAATACTACAAGTACATCAACTGCTGAAACTGTGATAATAAGTAATAAGAATGAGGGAAGTCATAGGGAAATAAGGCGCAGATGTGAGAAAAGCCGAATACCTACACTGATGGGAGGTAAAAGACCACCTTCCTCGCCTCAAAGGGTACGATCTAAAATTCCTGTAGCTGAAAGAAGTCGAGCAGGATGTGCTCAATCGACTTCAACTCCTGAGCCGATAATCGTAAAACAAGAAAATACACTAAGTTTTCACGAAGCTGCCACTTCCAAGGATGTCATTGAAGAGCTTAACAG aatGATTCGACAAAGTGAAGGTGCAACTGCAGCGACCGAAATCAAAGGTGACGAGAAGCAGGAAAAATCTTACGCACACAAGGACAACGCTTTATGGGCCCCTACTGGATGGGTCCACGTTGAAAAGGATATAGACTTCAGTGATCCAAAG GCTCGCGCGAACCTGCTGGACGTGATGCTGGCGTCCAGCGACTCGTCCCCATCCTCGTGCGGCTCGTCGCCCGCGGAGCCGCCGCCGCCTTATTCTCGTCTACATCGCTTGCATCGCTCCCGCCGACAGAAGACCG CGGCGGCACTGCGCGTGCGCGGGCTGGGCGCGCTGCGCCAGGCGCGCCACCGCCGCCCCTCCATCCTGGGCCGCGAGGGCTTCTTCGTGCGCTACGCCGAGCCCGAGCGCGCCGCCGTCGCCACCTTCGACTTCCTCGATGACCTCTCCGCCGGATCCGGATCCTCCCCCGACGCCAAAGACTGTCTCGAATAG